A genome region from Natronosalvus rutilus includes the following:
- a CDS encoding GAP family protein: MRFLEVLPLVFVMVAGPQILSAIFLATSENWRQNSAAFVAGAALSISLVVMLAYTFGTGARSQGASNTTLTAVVLAVLLFAMVNTYRTREEAEPPRWMGKLERAMPRFSFRLGFLLMGFFPTNILTSIAVGSYLAAREAPWTDAVPFILATLLVLALPSLILVGFGERAESLLPRARDWMNANSWVVNEAVIVFFIVMAVNNLLG, translated from the coding sequence ATGCGTTTTCTCGAAGTTTTACCGCTGGTGTTCGTGATGGTCGCGGGTCCACAGATCCTCAGTGCTATTTTCCTCGCGACGAGCGAGAACTGGCGACAGAATTCCGCGGCCTTCGTCGCCGGTGCAGCCCTTTCCATCTCGCTCGTCGTCATGCTCGCGTATACGTTCGGGACCGGCGCTCGCAGCCAGGGCGCGTCGAACACGACGCTTACAGCCGTCGTCCTCGCCGTACTCCTGTTCGCGATGGTCAATACGTACCGAACGCGAGAGGAGGCCGAACCGCCGCGGTGGATGGGAAAGCTCGAGCGGGCGATGCCGCGGTTCTCGTTCAGACTCGGATTTCTCCTCATGGGCTTCTTTCCGACGAATATCCTCACGTCGATCGCCGTCGGTTCCTACCTCGCAGCACGCGAGGCGCCGTGGACGGATGCCGTCCCGTTTATCCTGGCCACGCTCCTGGTCCTAGCGCTCCCGTCGCTGATCCTGGTCGGGTTCGGAGAGCGGGCTGAATCACTCCTGCCCAGGGCCCGCGACTGGATGAATGCGAACTCGTGGGTCGTCAACGAAGCCGTGATCGTCTTCTTCATTGTCATGGCAGTGAACAATTTACTGGGTTGA
- a CDS encoding DUF5518 domain-containing protein translates to MKLNWTAIATGFVVTFLVAVISGLLVAGSELTTLAMSWTVIGIVGGLAAGYVAGGTMTSGVVHGGIATVVGSLVTLVIAVFTTLLFAGLVPAFGVSVGGLLLIAFYAVPGAIGGAAGSWAHTRREARRMAGVRA, encoded by the coding sequence ATGAAATTGAATTGGACAGCAATCGCAACCGGTTTCGTCGTAACGTTCCTCGTCGCCGTCATCAGCGGACTGCTCGTCGCGGGTTCTGAGCTTACCACATTGGCAATGTCGTGGACGGTCATCGGCATCGTCGGCGGACTCGCCGCCGGGTACGTTGCCGGCGGAACGATGACCAGTGGCGTCGTCCACGGCGGTATCGCGACCGTCGTGGGATCGCTCGTCACGCTGGTGATCGCAGTCTTCACCACCTTGCTCTTCGCGGGCCTGGTCCCGGCGTTCGGCGTGTCCGTGGGCGGCCTGCTCCTGATCGCCTTCTACGCCGTCCCCGGCGCTATCGGCGGCGCGGCCGGGTCGTGGGCTCACACTCGCCGGGAGGCCCGGCGGATGGCCGGCGTCCGCGCGTGA